One Solibacillus sp. R5-41 DNA segment encodes these proteins:
- a CDS encoding DUF5071 domain-containing protein, giving the protein MCASEVIPLLPQLLEWIQDMNWPVAEPVLEVLLQYPTKLIPHVEEVLLGNDDMWIYWCLVKVFPALPDFSKQVLVNAVEQLAMQKITPFNEDIVETAKEALQSCHF; this is encoded by the coding sequence ATGTGTGCAAGTGAGGTGATCCCATTACTGCCACAGCTGCTCGAATGGATTCAAGATATGAATTGGCCAGTAGCAGAGCCGGTGCTAGAAGTTTTGTTACAATATCCGACCAAACTCATACCGCATGTAGAAGAGGTGCTACTCGGAAACGATGACATGTGGATTTATTGGTGCTTAGTAAAAGTCTTCCCAGCACTTCCAGATTTCTCGAAGCAGGTACTTGTCAATGCGGTGGAACAATTAGCAATGCAAAAAATCACGCCATTTAATGAGGATATTGTAGAAACAGCAAAAGAAGCCCTTCAAAGCTGTCACTTTTGA
- a CDS encoding methyl-accepting chemotaxis protein → MKWTIGRKLGVSFSIIMLVIILMSVLSIRSAITLNSNTKTLNSDVIPEINLLNKINAETDRMYIITQQHLLSKNQSSKEKYTKEYEAIKKQVDESLQSYEVYVVSEQGKANYETFKSNWMNVVELSNEVIRLNNTGQIKQATQKTYEAMTFYETVQENINGLLTLLDKQSENIHKEGMSEFKTTVIILVVGSVLALLLIISIVIFFIRVIKKPVELLSNQVKQLADGNLTIEQVTIKNQDEIGQLGTDFNSMLANLKGLIGGLQTHIQTVAATSEELSASAEETSKATDQITAAMVNVSEGADQQVLGARTSNDAISEMVTGMDHATSSVQSVFDLAVSTKEYTSVGASMMDQAMEQMKTIQNTSDATSKIIQSLGEKSTEISQIVGLITTIADQTNLLALNAAIEAARAGEYGKGFAVVADEVRKLAEDSSIAANQIREVIVSVQKEVMEAVNAMEKSTNNVNEGIVLVKKSEDNFQGISSMIGNVSTQTENISAIIEQLSANTISIKGQLNEVSTLSERSSDQAQTVAAAAEEQNATMDEITKSAYALGQLSSELQEMVQQFRL, encoded by the coding sequence ATGAAGTGGACAATAGGTAGAAAATTAGGGGTATCGTTTTCGATTATTATGCTAGTAATAATTTTGATGAGTGTACTATCAATTAGAAGTGCCATTACGTTGAATTCAAATACAAAAACATTAAATAGTGATGTTATACCAGAAATAAACTTACTCAATAAAATAAATGCTGAAACGGACCGCATGTACATTATTACTCAGCAGCATCTATTATCTAAAAATCAATCCAGTAAAGAAAAATATACTAAAGAGTACGAGGCGATAAAAAAGCAAGTTGACGAATCTTTGCAATCATATGAGGTTTATGTGGTATCAGAACAGGGAAAAGCCAATTATGAAACGTTTAAATCGAACTGGATGAATGTAGTTGAGCTAAGTAATGAGGTCATTCGTTTAAACAATACTGGTCAAATAAAACAAGCTACACAGAAAACTTATGAAGCCATGACTTTTTATGAAACAGTACAAGAAAATATCAATGGCTTACTCACTTTACTAGATAAACAATCAGAAAACATTCACAAAGAAGGAATGTCTGAATTTAAGACTACAGTTATTATATTAGTTGTAGGAAGTGTTTTAGCCTTATTATTAATAATTAGCATTGTTATTTTCTTTATTCGCGTAATTAAAAAACCAGTTGAATTGCTTTCAAATCAAGTAAAGCAATTAGCGGATGGTAATTTAACGATTGAACAAGTAACAATCAAAAATCAAGATGAAATCGGTCAATTAGGGACGGATTTTAATAGTATGCTAGCCAATCTGAAGGGCTTGATTGGTGGATTACAAACCCATATACAAACGGTTGCTGCAACTTCTGAAGAGCTATCTGCGAGTGCGGAAGAAACAAGTAAAGCAACCGATCAAATTACTGCTGCTATGGTAAATGTTTCGGAAGGGGCAGATCAACAAGTACTGGGCGCAAGAACGAGCAACGATGCGATTTCAGAAATGGTGACAGGGATGGATCATGCTACTTCGTCTGTTCAGTCAGTATTTGATTTAGCAGTTTCTACAAAAGAATATACATCTGTTGGGGCATCTATGATGGATCAAGCAATGGAACAAATGAAGACTATCCAAAACACTTCTGATGCAACATCGAAGATTATCCAATCATTAGGAGAGAAATCAACAGAAATTAGTCAAATTGTAGGTCTTATTACAACAATTGCAGATCAAACAAACTTACTGGCATTAAACGCAGCGATTGAGGCAGCAAGGGCTGGGGAATACGGAAAAGGATTTGCGGTAGTAGCAGATGAGGTTCGAAAATTAGCTGAAGATTCTTCAATTGCGGCCAATCAAATTCGTGAGGTCATTGTATCGGTTCAAAAAGAAGTCATGGAAGCGGTCAATGCGATGGAGAAATCGACGAATAATGTCAATGAAGGGATTGTACTTGTGAAAAAATCAGAAGATAATTTCCAAGGTATTTCTTCGATGATTGGCAATGTATCCACACAAACAGAAAATATTTCGGCTATTATTGAACAGCTAAGTGCGAATACAATAAGTATAAAAGGACAATTAAACGAGGTCTCTACTTTATCTGAGCGTTCGTCTGATCAGGCACAAACGGTTGCGGCTGCTGCAGAAGAGCAAAATGCAACGATGGATGAAATTACGAAATCTGCCTATGCACTAGGTCAGTTATCTTCGGAGCTACAAGAAATGGTGCAACAATTTAGACTGTAA
- a CDS encoding serine hydrolase, protein MNIYAWVGMLGIIFLTLLPFIKKENRSKGEIRKAIITVVIVLGIIVAVLVFNVNYPLALIAGFVAMILFNKKTYTKKRLLIYSSILVIIGIAAFSVFRDNPDYVLNHLKENPQTTSLYVAENGMELMTYQSDVVRPLASTVKMLIAVEYAMQIDAGILSKDNTVSLDDLERFYYKNTDGNGHESWLKRMESEDKIKNNVVTLHDVAIGMITYSSNANTDYLIDLLGIANINAQAKSLGLTQHEEVYPIVSAQLIPKQLDNTSISEKQLIQKLEEMPMETYRSTAIAISEQMREGTIKVEEISSDISLKLQRVWSDRLIGASANNYGKLLAIISNDELPGAAAGIVRDLLEWPMQHNKGNHERFAHLGAKGGSTVFVLNDAMYAEDHIGNKIEFVILTDNLNFWQAQMLRYNMNSFESKLLGDKDYRQKVQKELSEL, encoded by the coding sequence ATGAATATTTACGCGTGGGTAGGGATGTTGGGAATTATTTTTCTTACACTCCTGCCGTTCATTAAAAAGGAGAACAGGTCTAAAGGAGAAATTAGAAAGGCTATCATCACGGTAGTCATTGTACTTGGGATCATCGTTGCAGTGTTAGTTTTTAATGTCAACTATCCACTTGCGCTCATTGCTGGTTTCGTAGCTATGATCCTATTCAATAAAAAAACATACACGAAGAAACGTTTGCTCATTTATAGTTCGATACTTGTCATTATTGGTATTGCAGCTTTTTCCGTTTTTCGAGATAATCCTGATTATGTTTTGAACCATTTGAAGGAAAATCCACAAACAACTTCCCTTTATGTAGCGGAAAATGGAATGGAATTGATGACTTATCAATCAGATGTAGTGAGACCGTTAGCAAGCACAGTGAAGATGCTCATTGCCGTTGAATATGCAATGCAAATTGATGCAGGCATTCTTTCTAAAGACAACACCGTGTCGCTAGACGATTTAGAACGTTTTTATTATAAGAATACGGATGGCAATGGACATGAGTCATGGTTGAAAAGGATGGAAAGCGAAGACAAAATTAAAAATAATGTCGTTACGTTACATGATGTTGCAATAGGAATGATCACATACAGCTCAAACGCCAATACTGATTACCTCATTGATTTACTTGGGATAGCTAACATTAATGCGCAAGCAAAGTCTCTAGGTCTTACACAACATGAGGAAGTCTATCCGATTGTCAGTGCACAATTAATTCCGAAACAATTAGATAATACTTCGATAAGTGAAAAACAGTTAATCCAAAAGCTCGAAGAAATGCCAATGGAAACGTATCGTTCTACAGCGATAGCAATAAGTGAACAAATGAGGGAAGGAACAATCAAGGTTGAAGAAATTTCTTCTGATATATCTTTGAAACTACAAAGAGTATGGTCGGATCGCTTAATAGGTGCATCCGCCAATAATTACGGTAAGTTGCTAGCAATCATTTCGAATGACGAACTTCCGGGTGCGGCAGCAGGCATCGTGAGAGATTTACTCGAGTGGCCAATGCAACATAACAAAGGGAATCATGAGCGCTTTGCCCACCTTGGTGCTAAAGGTGGCTCGACCGTATTTGTATTGAACGACGCTATGTATGCAGAGGATCACATTGGGAATAAAATCGAATTCGTTATTTTGACAGATAATCTGAACTTCTGGCAAGCACAAATGCTCCGATATAATATGAATTCTTTTGAATCAAAATTACTTGGGGATAAAGATTACCGTCAGAAAGTCCAAAAAGAACTTTCTGAATTATAA
- a CDS encoding glutathione peroxidase: MSVYNYLAKKANGDILSMQTYRGKVMLITNTASQCQFTYQYEDLQKLYAKYAAHDFEILSFPCDQFGNQNPESGAQSAAQCMGQFGVTYPIFDKVQVNGEMTHPLFNYLKHEVDAQPMSKDTMQQKLLYHRIEEQYPDYLLGHNIRWNFTKFLVDQHGKVIARFEPDASMLDIENAIQQLFA; the protein is encoded by the coding sequence ATGAGTGTTTATAATTATTTAGCGAAAAAGGCAAACGGTGACATTTTATCTATGCAGACGTATCGTGGAAAAGTTATGTTAATCACGAACACAGCGAGCCAATGTCAATTTACATACCAATATGAAGATTTGCAAAAGCTTTATGCAAAATACGCAGCACATGATTTTGAGATATTGTCCTTCCCTTGCGATCAGTTTGGCAATCAAAATCCCGAAAGCGGTGCACAATCCGCAGCACAATGCATGGGTCAATTCGGAGTAACTTACCCGATTTTTGACAAAGTGCAAGTGAATGGTGAAATGACGCATCCATTATTTAATTACTTAAAGCATGAAGTGGACGCACAACCAATGTCAAAAGACACGATGCAGCAAAAATTGCTGTACCACCGAATTGAAGAACAGTACCCTGATTATTTACTAGGACATAATATTCGTTGGAATTTCACAAAGTTTTTAGTAGATCAACATGGCAAAGTGATTGCTCGATTTGAGCCAGATGCATCCATGCTTGATATTGAAAATGCGATTCAACAATTATTCGCTTGA
- a CDS encoding DinB family protein, whose protein sequence is MSKLGNDTLTETRNHLINEITLLSDAQFNWQPDRESWSIAQVCHHLVLVEEATIKAITWGLKAGEPTQTERINVELLILDRTKKLIAPKIVEPDVKSFEMQQIFTLLNDSRKKLMTLLSSVDDKSILAKKSVKHPSLGELPLDQWIEQIYLHEKRHIEQIKEIKGLL, encoded by the coding sequence ATGAGTAAATTAGGAAATGACACACTGACTGAAACGAGAAATCATCTAATAAACGAGATTACTTTATTAAGTGATGCTCAATTTAATTGGCAACCTGATCGGGAGAGCTGGAGTATCGCCCAAGTTTGCCATCACCTAGTTTTGGTAGAAGAAGCGACGATAAAAGCGATTACCTGGGGATTAAAAGCGGGTGAACCTACGCAAACAGAGCGTATAAATGTAGAGCTACTCATATTGGATAGAACGAAGAAGTTGATAGCCCCAAAAATCGTTGAGCCTGATGTGAAATCATTTGAAATGCAGCAAATATTCACGTTGCTAAATGATTCGCGAAAAAAATTAATGACGTTACTTAGCTCAGTAGATGATAAATCCATATTGGCGAAAAAATCAGTGAAGCACCCTTCTCTTGGGGAATTACCACTAGATCAATGGATTGAACAAATCTATTTGCATGAGAAGCGACACATCGAGCAAATAAAGGAGATAAAGGGCCTTTTATGA
- a CDS encoding TetR/AcrR family transcriptional regulator, which yields MKVDEKTIDGRSLRSILTRQKLLYAARELFYEVGFEKTTISQIIKRAKTGYGTAYVHFKGKDDILIMLMENVLQEFLEIADTPFLPKSKEEAKQLILKQVTAFLNMAKTNEKILKAELVARSWFFTNENYQWDIIQNVETSPLEEIALPFITVEMEFHRIFV from the coding sequence ATGAAAGTTGACGAGAAAACAATTGACGGTAGAAGTTTACGTTCTATATTGACACGCCAGAAATTACTTTATGCAGCTCGTGAATTATTCTATGAAGTTGGATTTGAAAAAACAACAATCTCACAAATTATTAAAAGAGCAAAAACAGGTTACGGTACTGCCTATGTACACTTCAAGGGCAAAGATGATATTTTAATTATGTTAATGGAAAATGTTTTGCAAGAGTTTTTAGAAATAGCTGATACTCCTTTTTTACCAAAATCAAAAGAGGAAGCTAAGCAGCTGATTTTAAAACAGGTTACCGCTTTCCTAAATATGGCGAAAACGAATGAAAAAATATTAAAAGCTGAATTAGTGGCTAGATCATGGTTCTTTACAAATGAAAATTATCAATGGGACATCATTCAAAATGTAGAAACATCTCCACTAGAGGAAATTGCTCTTCCATTTATCACCGTTGAAATGGAGTTTCATAGAATATTCGTTTAA
- a CDS encoding type II toxin-antitoxin system Phd/YefM family antitoxin: MDAVHYSVLRDNLKSYMNRVTDDYETLIITRNNNKNVVMMSLDQYNNLMENLHLIGNEVNHAVLMKSMKQLEQGRLVNQPVLDIEVD, encoded by the coding sequence ATGGATGCAGTACATTATTCTGTTCTACGAGATAACTTAAAAAGCTACATGAATCGTGTAACGGATGATTATGAAACACTAATAATTACACGTAACAATAATAAAAATGTTGTAATGATGTCACTAGATCAATACAACAATTTAATGGAAAATTTACACCTGATAGGTAATGAAGTTAACCATGCTGTATTAATGAAATCAATGAAGCAATTGGAACAAGGGCGTTTGGTTAATCAACCTGTACTTGATATTGAGGTTGATTAA
- a CDS encoding ABC transporter ATP-binding protein: MIEVKNVKKKYGRKQILKGLSFTANKGEITCLIGINGVGKTTIMKSIMALTPINSGEILIDGEKIRKESFEKITFIPDTITMLPQMKISEAFRFMADYYKSWNPQRAQELLQFFKLDANDRIANLSKGNTAKVNMLLGLALDVDYLLLDEPFSGIDIFSREQIAEVFTSHLIEDRGVIITTHEINDIEHLIDKVVLIDDGEVLREFYVEEVREYEGKSVVDVMREVYRR; the protein is encoded by the coding sequence ATGATCGAAGTAAAAAATGTCAAAAAAAAATACGGCAGGAAGCAAATTTTAAAAGGGCTTTCCTTTACCGCAAACAAAGGTGAAATTACATGCTTAATCGGTATAAACGGCGTAGGAAAGACGACCATTATGAAGTCGATTATGGCGCTCACTCCAATCAATAGCGGTGAAATTTTAATTGATGGAGAAAAAATACGGAAAGAAAGCTTTGAAAAAATTACGTTTATTCCCGATACAATTACGATGTTGCCACAAATGAAAATTAGCGAAGCTTTCCGATTTATGGCGGATTATTATAAAAGTTGGAATCCACAAAGGGCACAGGAGTTACTGCAATTTTTTAAGCTCGATGCGAATGACCGGATTGCCAATTTATCAAAGGGAAACACGGCGAAAGTGAATATGTTGCTAGGCTTGGCGCTGGATGTAGATTACTTGCTGTTGGATGAGCCATTCTCCGGTATTGATATTTTTTCTCGTGAACAAATTGCGGAAGTATTTACAAGTCATTTAATTGAAGATCGTGGTGTCATTATTACAACCCATGAAATTAATGATATTGAGCACTTAATTGATAAAGTAGTGTTAATTGATGACGGTGAAGTTTTGAGAGAATTTTACGTAGAAGAAGTACGCGAGTATGAAGGGAAATCAGTAGTTGATGTGATGCGGGAGGTGTATCGCCGATGA
- a CDS encoding MepB family protein yields the protein MNQFSQAFTYINEVFYEPNHLTVTDVREETQNSEYGAGVFQLNCTSVRFRVAKITPTKIGQFVAFWEKDGTNKNQAFSAENAPDLLVINTFSHDQQSFGQFVFPKEVLVKHKILKSATTKGKMAIRVYPSWDTPTSKQATATQKWQLPYFVVVDPQNSFNVQELISLYTN from the coding sequence ATGAATCAATTTTCTCAAGCATTCACCTACATAAATGAAGTTTTTTATGAGCCCAATCACCTTACTGTAACTGATGTTCGGGAAGAAACGCAGAATTCAGAATATGGCGCTGGGGTATTTCAGTTGAATTGTACATCTGTTCGATTTAGAGTGGCCAAAATAACGCCTACCAAAATTGGGCAATTTGTTGCCTTTTGGGAGAAAGATGGGACGAATAAAAACCAAGCCTTTTCAGCAGAAAACGCTCCGGATTTATTAGTAATCAATACATTTTCCCATGATCAGCAATCTTTTGGGCAATTCGTTTTTCCTAAAGAAGTGCTTGTAAAACACAAAATTTTAAAGTCAGCTACTACTAAAGGGAAAATGGCCATAAGAGTTTACCCGAGTTGGGATACGCCTACTAGTAAACAAGCAACCGCGACTCAAAAATGGCAGCTGCCTTATTTTGTCGTGGTGGATCCCCAAAACAGCTTTAATGTACAAGAGCTGATTAGTCTTTACACGAATTAA
- a CDS encoding pyridoxamine 5'-phosphate oxidase family protein: MASVRDEILEVLNREKIGTMATVRNGKPYSRYMTFQHEDFVLYTVTSKHSEKVEELQKNPYTHILYGYENNGFGDAYVEIEGKVTEFEDESIKNKLAELFSGIFIGTKDEMLTLKIEPIRMRLMNKKGEPPKELEFTPK; encoded by the coding sequence ATGGCTTCTGTACGTGATGAAATACTAGAGGTATTAAATCGTGAAAAAATAGGGACGATGGCTACTGTAAGGAATGGTAAACCTTATTCTCGCTATATGACATTTCAGCATGAAGACTTCGTATTATATACGGTCACAAGTAAACATTCTGAAAAAGTAGAAGAGCTGCAAAAAAATCCGTATACACATATTTTATATGGCTATGAAAATAACGGATTTGGTGATGCATATGTAGAAATTGAAGGAAAAGTGACAGAGTTTGAAGATGAGAGCATAAAAAACAAGCTCGCAGAATTATTTTCAGGCATTTTTATCGGCACTAAAGACGAAATGTTAACGCTGAAAATTGAACCGATTCGCATGCGATTGATGAATAAGAAAGGCGAGCCACCGAAAGAATTAGAATTTACACCTAAATAG
- a CDS encoding helix-turn-helix transcriptional regulator, which translates to MNGERKIQNRIVVLRAERGLSQKEMADKLGVSRQTIISLEKNRYNPSLKLAFEISLMFGVDLHEVFQYEVEEEK; encoded by the coding sequence ATAAATGGCGAGAGAAAAATTCAAAATAGAATTGTTGTGTTAAGGGCTGAAAGGGGCTTATCCCAAAAAGAGATGGCTGATAAATTGGGGGTGAGTAGACAAACAATTATTTCTCTTGAAAAAAACAGATACAATCCGTCGTTAAAATTAGCATTTGAAATCTCGCTCATGTTTGGAGTGGATTTACACGAAGTTTTTCAATATGAAGTAGAGGAGGAAAAGTAA
- a CDS encoding metal-dependent hydrolase: MLGNTHIVGGITASLAFAQISNENPLLLVGAGIIGALLPDICHGGSKIGRTFPISSKIVNKLFGHRSFTHSLLFLFCVAMLMNAFVPYKPITIGLLLGMVSHLILDMGTRQGIKLFFPIKIKIRFPLTIKTGGKVEKFIFAGLCMLSLYFGFEMIMDTVNKT, translated from the coding sequence ATGCTAGGGAACACACACATCGTAGGAGGCATCACAGCAAGTCTTGCTTTTGCACAAATTTCAAATGAAAATCCACTTTTATTGGTAGGAGCAGGCATTATCGGTGCATTGTTGCCGGATATTTGCCACGGCGGGAGTAAAATTGGGCGGACATTTCCCATCAGTTCAAAAATCGTCAATAAGCTGTTTGGGCATCGGTCGTTCACACATAGCTTGCTCTTTTTATTTTGTGTAGCGATGCTCATGAATGCTTTTGTACCATACAAGCCAATTACAATCGGTCTGCTATTAGGAATGGTCAGCCATTTGATCCTCGATATGGGGACAAGGCAGGGAATTAAGTTATTTTTCCCAATTAAAATTAAAATACGATTCCCCCTCACAATTAAAACAGGTGGCAAAGTGGAGAAATTCATTTTTGCAGGGCTATGCATGCTGTCGTTGTATTTTGGCTTTGAAATGATTATGGATACCGTGAACAAGACGTAA
- a CDS encoding amino acid permease, with the protein MKNDNGFQDIFEREKGLNRSLTTGQLTMIAIGGAIGTGLFLGSGLAIGLAGPSVIVSYAIGALIALLLMGCLAEMTVAHPVTGSFGAYAERYINPWAGFTVRYSYWFGLVCAIGTEVTAVAVYMKYWFPTVPAIVWIVLFAAILMYVNLTSVKMFGVVEYWFSVVKIAAIVGFIILAVYVIVGADSSSTIGIQNYTNNGGFFPNGLWGMWIAVFISLFSYLSIEMIAVSAGEAKDPEKAVPIALRSAVVRLVLFYLLTLSLMLMIVPWGAAGVDKSPFVKVMEIVNIPGAAAIMNFVVLVAALSAMNSQLYISTRMMFSLSRGGFAPKVLGKLNKKSVPSIALLVSVIGIVFATIFTVVKPDSAFTLMISLSSFGAMFAWFMIFVTHLFFRRKWNATNGRQLPVRMMGFPYLTILGAVLLASVVLSTWFSPDFKATLTLGFPWLLFISICYFIWKKVNTKKEDQVEDGEAS; encoded by the coding sequence ATGAAAAATGACAATGGTTTTCAGGATATTTTCGAAAGGGAGAAAGGGTTAAATCGTAGTTTGACGACTGGTCAACTGACGATGATTGCCATTGGTGGAGCAATCGGAACAGGGTTATTTTTAGGGAGTGGTTTGGCAATTGGTTTGGCAGGTCCGAGTGTCATAGTCAGCTATGCCATCGGTGCATTGATTGCGCTACTGTTAATGGGTTGTCTGGCAGAAATGACGGTGGCCCATCCCGTGACAGGTTCGTTTGGGGCGTATGCAGAACGCTATATTAACCCATGGGCAGGTTTTACCGTTCGCTATTCTTATTGGTTTGGTTTAGTTTGTGCCATTGGAACAGAGGTAACGGCTGTTGCGGTTTATATGAAGTATTGGTTTCCAACAGTTCCGGCAATTGTGTGGATTGTATTATTTGCAGCCATTCTTATGTATGTCAATTTGACTTCTGTTAAGATGTTTGGTGTTGTTGAATATTGGTTTTCGGTAGTAAAAATTGCAGCGATTGTTGGATTTATCATCTTAGCCGTTTATGTAATAGTTGGTGCGGATAGTTCATCAACAATCGGTATCCAAAATTATACGAATAATGGAGGATTCTTCCCGAATGGACTTTGGGGAATGTGGATTGCAGTATTTATTTCGTTATTTAGTTACTTAAGTATCGAAATGATTGCAGTCAGTGCTGGAGAAGCAAAGGATCCAGAAAAAGCCGTTCCGATTGCACTTCGTTCAGCAGTGGTCCGTCTTGTGCTATTCTACCTGTTAACACTATCACTTATGCTAATGATTGTTCCTTGGGGTGCTGCAGGGGTTGATAAAAGCCCATTTGTAAAAGTTATGGAAATTGTAAATATTCCAGGTGCAGCAGCAATTATGAATTTCGTTGTCCTTGTAGCGGCACTTTCTGCTATGAATAGTCAATTATACATTTCAACACGTATGATGTTTTCATTATCTCGTGGTGGCTTTGCGCCTAAAGTACTTGGAAAACTAAACAAGAAATCCGTTCCTTCCATTGCATTACTCGTTTCCGTTATTGGGATTGTCTTTGCAACAATTTTCACTGTGGTAAAACCAGATTCGGCTTTTACCCTAATGATTTCACTTTCTAGCTTTGGCGCAATGTTTGCTTGGTTTATGATTTTTGTGACACACTTATTTTTCAGACGGAAATGGAACGCAACGAATGGACGCCAATTACCAGTAAGAATGATGGGATTCCCTTATTTAACGATATTAGGGGCTGTTCTTCTAGCTTCTGTTGTTTTATCAACGTGGTTTTCACCTGATTTTAAAGCCACATTAACACTCGGATTCCCGTGGCTACTATTCATCTCAATCTGTTATTTTATTTGGAAGAAAGTGAATACGAAAAAAGAGGACCAGGTAGAAGATGGGGAAGCATCCTAA
- a CDS encoding aminodeoxychorismate/anthranilate synthase component II has product MILLIDNYDSFTYNLYHQIAATGEEVKVVRNDKITIPEIQALSPKAIIISPGPGTPVEAGIVIEMIQSLYKEIPILGICLGHQAIGQAFGATVSRANQIMHGKTSELNYVNQSLFAQLTGAIEVMRYHSLIIEKETLPKDFEVFATAKDDGEIMAIQHKTYPLYGVQFHPESIGTENGHEMIQAFIKKLEV; this is encoded by the coding sequence ATGATTTTATTAATCGATAATTATGATTCATTTACGTATAATTTATACCATCAAATTGCCGCAACTGGAGAAGAAGTGAAAGTGGTACGAAATGATAAAATTACGATTCCAGAAATACAGGCACTCAGTCCAAAGGCAATTATTATTTCCCCGGGACCTGGAACACCAGTAGAGGCGGGAATTGTAATCGAAATGATTCAATCCTTGTATAAAGAAATTCCGATACTTGGTATTTGTTTAGGTCATCAAGCAATTGGGCAAGCATTCGGGGCAACCGTAAGTCGCGCCAATCAAATTATGCACGGAAAAACGAGTGAACTAAATTATGTAAATCAAAGCTTATTTGCACAATTGACAGGGGCGATAGAAGTGATGCGCTATCATTCACTTATTATAGAAAAAGAGACATTGCCGAAAGATTTTGAAGTCTTCGCAACCGCCAAAGATGACGGAGAAATAATGGCAATTCAGCATAAAACTTATCCGTTGTATGGTGTACAGTTTCATCCGGAATCGATTGGGACGGAGAACGGTCACGAAATGATTCAAGCTTTTATTAAAAAGTTAGAGGTGTAA
- a CDS encoding GntR family transcriptional regulator: MDVKFNNRDPVYVQVIRHFKEQIAKGYYEAGQEIPSRRELANQLKINPNTAQRAYKEMEEQRLIYTEGNLPSCITKDKKVLKNVREELIIEAVDLFVSSIKSINVPLSEVLELVKKTHDAESGEAEESK, from the coding sequence TTGGATGTAAAGTTTAATAATCGGGATCCTGTTTATGTACAGGTGATCCGGCATTTTAAAGAGCAAATTGCCAAGGGGTATTATGAGGCTGGTCAGGAAATTCCATCAAGAAGGGAACTAGCTAATCAGTTAAAAATTAATCCAAATACTGCACAACGAGCTTATAAGGAAATGGAGGAACAACGATTGATTTATACTGAGGGAAATTTACCGAGCTGCATTACGAAAGATAAAAAAGTGCTTAAAAATGTTCGTGAGGAATTAATTATTGAAGCTGTTGACTTATTTGTCAGCTCTATTAAATCGATCAATGTGCCGTTATCCGAAGTTTTAGAACTTGTGAAGAAAACGCATGATGCCGAAAGCGGAGAAGCGGAGGAATCCAAATGA